One Fuerstiella marisgermanici DNA window includes the following coding sequences:
- a CDS encoding FliM/FliN family flagellar motor switch protein, producing MTDTEVKAASVFAEPRRLTSGANRALTAWQTTVCSMLQESWQALLGSDLTLRLVKSDSTTAIKAVNNLADPGYAARLRIGPSSFPSVFAFSSRMVQVLVNDMLGTPSEEWPEVRELSPVETSMAELLFGEITRSISQAWPEVEPLECELESIISRPMRSRVYGPDEPLVRTRIALQTAMGQEEAVWLLPQAGLAEIGIAETHEDESPPAPAPQLRTLAEQLPVQLVVELGSTSMRLSELNRLKTGDYLPLDQAVFQPLEVSIDGRLQWLGHPCRLGVRQGFQIIASKKD from the coding sequence ATGACAGACACGGAAGTCAAAGCAGCCAGCGTCTTTGCCGAACCTCGTCGCTTGACGAGTGGGGCGAATCGTGCGCTGACCGCGTGGCAAACCACGGTGTGTTCGATGCTGCAGGAAAGCTGGCAGGCTTTGTTGGGCAGCGACCTGACGCTGCGGTTGGTCAAAAGCGATTCGACCACCGCCATCAAAGCCGTCAACAATCTGGCTGATCCCGGCTACGCGGCCAGGCTTCGGATCGGCCCGTCTTCCTTTCCCAGTGTCTTTGCGTTTTCGTCGCGGATGGTGCAGGTACTGGTCAATGACATGCTGGGCACGCCTTCGGAAGAATGGCCTGAGGTCCGCGAACTCTCCCCCGTCGAAACGTCCATGGCGGAATTGTTGTTCGGTGAGATCACTCGTTCCATCAGTCAGGCATGGCCGGAAGTGGAGCCTCTGGAATGCGAACTGGAGAGCATCATTTCCCGTCCGATGCGCAGTCGAGTGTATGGGCCGGACGAGCCACTGGTGAGGACCCGAATCGCGCTGCAGACGGCGATGGGACAGGAAGAAGCTGTCTGGCTGCTGCCTCAGGCCGGGCTGGCTGAGATTGGAATTGCAGAGACACACGAAGACGAATCTCCACCCGCACCGGCTCCTCAGCTAAGAACGCTGGCTGAGCAACTTCCGGTGCAACTTGTTGTGGAACTTGGCAGCACCAGCATGCGTCTTTCCGAGTTAAACAGGCTGAAGACCGGCGACTACCTGCCGTTGGATCAAGCCGTGTTTCAGCCGCTTGAAGTTTCCATCGACGGACGCCTGCAGTGGCTCGGGCATCCCTGTCGGCTGGGCGTGCGGCAGGGTTTTCAGATCATCGCATCGAAGAAGGACTAA
- a CDS encoding DUF309 domain-containing protein, protein MSFDPNDPRIDEGLRLFNQQEFFACHDVFEDLWSELIGPEKTFFQGLIHAAVCLFHFEGTNLSGARKMYSSFRIYVSDFAPDFCGIAVQQLLDDMAYCFEELAAVKSGYPHGLTLKPERIPKIVRKPIPDNC, encoded by the coding sequence ATGTCATTTGACCCCAATGATCCGCGCATTGACGAAGGACTCAGGCTGTTTAACCAGCAGGAATTCTTCGCGTGTCACGATGTCTTCGAAGACCTATGGTCCGAATTGATCGGCCCGGAAAAAACATTTTTTCAGGGCCTTATTCATGCGGCCGTGTGCCTGTTCCATTTTGAAGGCACCAATCTATCGGGAGCACGGAAGATGTATTCCAGCTTCCGAATATACGTCAGCGATTTTGCACCGGACTTCTGCGGCATTGCCGTGCAGCAACTGCTGGACGACATGGCATATTGCTTTGAAGAATTGGCAGCCGTCAAAAGTGGATATCCTCACGGACTCACCTTAAAGCCGGAACGCATCCCCAAAATCGTTCGAAAGCCGATCCCGGACAATTGCTGA
- a CDS encoding flagellar basal body-associated FliL family protein: MADENETTEADTEAKPAKGGVLPWILVTLLCGGGGVAIPFFLPTKADDPLDEIVEPTPYELPPPEETAFVPFGDAVVGNLNETALTRYLRVGVSLQVAKDKELEITKKIEEKRTLLKNWLLNQISDKSLDEIRGASGQNKLRREIRDQFNSVLFPDGYDRIYDVLFDEYAVQ, translated from the coding sequence ATGGCTGACGAAAACGAAACAACAGAGGCCGATACCGAAGCCAAGCCTGCGAAGGGTGGCGTGCTGCCGTGGATTCTGGTGACGCTGCTGTGCGGTGGTGGTGGAGTTGCGATTCCGTTTTTCCTGCCGACCAAGGCAGACGACCCGCTTGATGAAATTGTAGAGCCCACGCCATACGAACTGCCACCGCCGGAAGAGACCGCATTTGTGCCGTTCGGCGACGCTGTTGTTGGCAATCTGAACGAAACCGCACTCACTCGCTATTTGCGAGTTGGTGTTTCACTGCAGGTCGCCAAGGACAAGGAATTGGAAATCACCAAGAAGATTGAGGAAAAGAGGACTCTGCTGAAGAACTGGTTGTTAAATCAGATTTCGGACAAGAGCCTTGACGAGATCCGCGGAGCATCAGGACAAAACAAGTTGCGGCGCGAGATCCGTGACCAATTCAACTCGGTCCTGTTTCCCGATGGCTACGACCGCATTTACGACGTGTTGTTTGATGAATACGCAGTGCAATAA